Part of the Lucilia cuprina isolate Lc7/37 unplaced genomic scaffold, ASM2204524v1 Scaffold_6158, whole genome shotgun sequence genome is shown below.
taagtttaagagaaaaatatcccccaaaaaatgtatacaatttaaataaatttaatattaaatgaaaacaaaatttgcttaagaaattatataaaaaaataaaaaaatgtgataaaattattaataaataaaaatttataaaaaaaaacttaattttaagttaaaaagaaaaaaaatctgtaaaaaagcCTAAACGTAATAAAgtgttaaaatctaaaaataaaattcaaacaaaattcaaataattataatagaaaaacaaaaactaaacataagtcttctaaaattaaacaaaatttaacttaaaactttaactacaacaacattaactaaataaaacaacaacaactataatcaACAGCACCTTTAACtattaagcaaaaattattaaattaaaattgaaaatttaaaaattaaaacaaatatatatataaaattttatggggAAAATTAAAAACCCCTCAACAAACGGCAACAACGATTATATTAAAGGtttactaaaaaaacaacaacatcaaacaaaaaaaaaacttttaaaactaaaaacaaaaatttcgcacaaaacatttagaaaacaaataaattcaataacaGAGAGAGAgataaagagaattttctaaaaCTCGATCAATTTAAGGGGTCCAATGTTGCAGCAACACGCAACATGTTTACAGCAACATATAaaggaaacaacaacaacaattaccaCTTCTACTTGGCcacaaacaacaaaagcaaaaacctCTACAGCaatcaaatacaatttaatatgtttaaacaacaaacatgaaaattctcttaaaacaCACTTACGCTCTCAACAAGGGATAACAGTTAATCTTAAACTCCCTCTAGCTGCTGGCACTCATttaaacagcagcaacaacaatgttGCCCTGCATAGGTCCTCTTCCTCAAACAACATTAAgagcaataacaataatagtaataatgttAATGAAACATTAGCAACAACATGGGCCTTAAATTTGCTAAAGACAACCAAGCAAAAtgcacaacaacagcaacaacagcagcagcagcaaaaaccAACAGAAATTAAACCAGGCTTAGCTAATAACAAAGCTTTAAAGCCTCGTTTAATTTTCTACACGGAAAACTCCCAAAAGgcacaaattttaaaagaaagaaaacttttaaacgaGAGCAACATGTTGCCGCTAACACAAAAGCAAGAATCCTTAGATTCACAAAAACAAGAATCATTAgattttaatagtaaacgtagAAGAGGACGTCTAAGGTTGTCttatgaaattaaacaaaatttgttgaaaaaggaaaagcagcagcaacagccaCAGCAGCTGGAATATAATGTGCCagcaatattgtttataaacaatgttgCTAAAGTAATAACAACATTATTGTTAACATATATGTTAgcgtttataaaacaaataaaacaacataaatttgtatataaaccacaacaacaacaacaaaaatccaaaaaaaccgttaaacaacaaccacaacaaaacTCTCCCTATAAAAAACCAGCAGAAAATTTAGTATtatctttaataaaacaaataattataaaaactaaaactaataattataataaacaaaaacgtaaacaaacaTCAACTACATTATCATCGTCTTCATCAGCAGCAGCATCCTCCAACTCCAACAACAATCCCCTACTCCTTTATGCCTTTCTCTTCTTAATAACGCTCCTTATACTTCCATGTCATCAACCCCATAACGGTCTGGCCGAAGCCGCCAAACCTAAATCGGCCACTCAACACtctaacaacaacatcaacaacaacaacaatcatctgcaacatcaacagcagcatCAGCAGGATAAACCGAATATCGCCTATGCTGCTGGGGCAGATAATGTCCATATTGATAAGCAGGGCACTGTCTTAACACCGCCCTCATATCATGTTGTATCATCGCAAACATCGAATGAAGAGGAAACCGAATATATACTCGATTCGGATGAGCGTAATTTCGATTTGGAAAATGAGAGCATAAATGAGGTAAACGAAGACCAGGAGGATGATATGCAGGAGCAGGAACGTGAttcttatgaaaaatatgataatggtaagtttaaattaaaaagcaaacttgacaaatttatattaaaggtatctattaataagattttttcgATTTCAAGAAGTTTCTTAGGTTTTTAATcagttttggaaaatttttgattatgaACTAGACTTTGAAGTCAGTAAATGACaaactgttaaaattattagaaaaaaatacattatttacttTAGTCTTTAGCTTTGTTTACatcaatttttcattatttacattaatgCAGTCATAGTTTACGTGATTATCATATTGTTGACATGCACTAAGGTAAACTAAAGAATTCCATATTATTACGCttcaaagttttttattgtgttttaccTTTGTTTACACCATTTTATCATTGTTTACCTAAGTTTTGGCATTGTTTACGCTACTCACGTAAAATTGATATGAAGTGGACTTaacttttataaatgtaaaacaattgtattcACTTTAAACATAATAGTTATAAATCTGAAATGATTTACTTCAGCATTTACCTTTCTTTACACCATTGTATCATTATTTACGCAATTGACATATTGTTGACATGAATTAAACCAAGCTAAGCTAAACTTTACACAACTTCAGCAATTGTTTACAACATAATagtgtatcaaaaattttatacactgttgttttcatacattttaacaCCATTCCGTCATTGTTTACAGTATTCTTATCATTGTTTACCTGCTACTCATACTGTCATTGTTTACAGCATTCTAGTCATTGTTTACCTGTTACTCATGAAGAAAACATTATTGTCTCTTAaggaaagtaaaatttaaaaaattttcgtatGTTTTTACTTCATAATGAATCAACTGTTACGCTATTATATCATTGTTTACATCATTCTGGTCATTGTTGACTCACAAAACTTATTGTTGAAATGTAGGAGACTTATTGAACGCTTTGGTAAACTACAGCTTAGACCATGTAAAATAGGGTTTACACCATGTAAACTATAGTTTACACCATGTAAACAATGGTATACACCATGTAAACTATGGTTTACACCATGCAAaactatagtttacactatgtaAACAATGGTATACATCATGTAAAATATAGTTTACACCATGTAAACAATGGTATACACCATGTAAACAAAGGTATACACCATGTAAACTATGGTTAACACTATGTAAACAATGGTATACATCATGTAAACTATGGTTTACACCATGTCAACAATGGTATACACCATGTAAACTATGGTTTACACTATGTAAACAATGGTATACATCATGTAAACAATGAATTACACCAAGTAAACTATCGTTTACACCATGTAAACTATGGATTACTCCATGTAAACTATGGATTACACCATGTAAACTATATTTTACACCATGTAAACAATAGTTTACACCATTTAAACTCCGATTTTTACCATGTGAACTATGGTTTACACAATGTAAACTATGCTTTACACCAGGTAAACTATGGTTTACACCATGTAAACTATGGTTACACCATGTAAACTATGGTTTACACCATGTAAACTATGGTTTACATCATATAAACAATGTTTTACACCATGCAAACTATGGATTACACAATGTAAACTATAGTTTACGTTATGAGGTTAACACAATGTAAACTATGTTTTTCATCATGTAAACTATGGTTTACACCATGTAAACTATGGTTTACACCATGTAAACTATGCTTTTCACCATGTAAACTATGGTTTACAACATGTAAACTATATTTTGCACTAAGTAAACTATAGTTTACACCttttaaactatgttttacCCCACGTAAACTATTGTTTACACCATGTCAACTactaaaattgcaaaataaacaaaaataaatcgtgtaaattatctcaaaaatctttaaattatctACATTCCTCATCAATATCACGCTCTTTCTCTCTCCCTTTCTCACACTGCCCCAAAATCAATAATTGCTTTTGGCAAAATAATCGAATAAATAAACCTCTACCACATTTCTTTGAAAGCCAgtatgtcaacaatgtaaacaattaaatttaattataatttcatatttaatcgaagaaaaatctttgaaattatttattttaaacgaaGGCAAgcaagaaaaagaaacaacaataacaatatttataaatgaggTCATACACTTAcacattgtaataaaatgttgtacgagtctgtctgtgtgtgtgtgtgagtgtatgaATGAGTGTTTAAGACTTGCACCTTGTGTTtgctaaacaaatttcaaaaatgtaggtttgctactttttttacataaaatgcaaACACGTAATCACTTTGcttaaacttaaataacaaacaacaactacgTCATAAGCTTTTTTATTCTATGTAAATAGAAACGTAATCATTTCATGTATAATTTCTATActcttattataataaaatagtaaatcCCCATAGAAATACCTGCTGACTGCCTAAACTGTAGGtgaagaagaacaaaaacaattggaactatatttagttctagttcagtagttATGAGTCTAAATGTCTGTCGGTCTTTTCTGTATTTCCCTAAATGTagaaacaagaacaacaacaacaacaacaacaaaaattatatactttgGCATTTTATCATTTGACAACAAGGACTAAAGAACTTGATAATGATGACGTTATTAACAGTTTGTACTTTAGCGAAAACAAATTAGACCTGTTTTTTCTACTGGTGAGATTGGTTTaattcttaaagaaattattgaGCTTTACAGGTTTTgaagaaagcttttaaattttctttataaaaaccaAGATTTGGTTAAAGTTTTACAGTTTTCAAAGCAAtaaagaagatttttttaatatttggaaATACAATCTCAAGCTTTCCAAAAGCTTttggatttttatagaaaatgagcgtaaaactttcaaatttttttttgaataaagctttttacatttaaaaaaagcttttaaaatttttgtaaaaattatcgtatttgatattttaaagaaaattaataaacaaggaaagcttttaaaattaaatagataTAGACATAAAGCTTTAGTTAGAAAATATAAAGCTTTCAAATGTTTATAGAAATCATAAAGATTATCTGTAGAAAATATAAAGCTTCACTATAGaaaatgtacagcttttcatttataaataaacaaagctTTCGATAaagctttaagaaaaataaaaagcttttaatacagtttctatagaaagtgagcagatttagataaataaataaagcttttaaaatgaaatagatATAGACATAAAGCTTAAGTTAGAAAATGAAAAGCTTTCAAATGTTTATAGAAATCTTAAATATTATCTgtagaaaatataaagtttctctatagaaaatgtacagcttttcatttatgaataaataaacaacgcTTTCAATAaagctttaagaaaaacaaaatgctttTAATATAGGTTCTATAGAAAGAGAGCAGATAAaagatttttactaaaatgCAAAGCTTTTGgtaaagatttaaagaaaatcaaaagctttttataaatgttctatagaaGGTGAGTAGCTTtgagattttcaataaaaaattaaaagcttacGATGAAAACATAAAGCTTCTAAGAgattgtctatagaaaatataaagcttttaatgaattttctataaaaaatgtaaagctttgagatttttcactaaaaatgcaATGATTTTGATAAAGCTTTTAGGAAAATGTAAAGTTTTGAATAAATGTTCTACAGAAATTAGCggcttttaaattttcattgagAAATTTTAAGCTCTCgaagattttttaagaatatattaaGCTTTTAAGGAATCTTTTAAATACTCTGtagaaagctttaaaattaaaaaaaaattttgataatttttttaaatatacaataagGAATTTAAAACTTTCGataatactttaaagaaaatataatgtttttaaaagctttcaataattcaatttctTTCACGTTCTTTAAGCTAGAAAATCTCCacgaaaaattgaattttaataaagactTTATAACTTTGTTTTAAACAGAAAACTTACATTCAATTTTGGGGTGGACAAGGCTAACGTTGATGAGGAGATATTAAGTTCAAAAATGCTgcaaaatacattatgcatagatttttttgctttgttagCTGATTTCGTGTTTGATGTGTAACAATCTTGGCATAGATTTGCAATCACGTTCTGTTGTTTGTTGCACCGCCATTTGGTGGGATTTTGAACAAGGCAAATTTTTGGCATTAATATTTGTACACGATTTTTCCAACACTTCTTAATACTTTCACATTGTAGTTGTTACATTATGTGCTAAATTTGGAAAATGCAGaggagaagaaaaaaatgcagTAAATAATGATGTCATTGTTATTAAAGTatgaatttaaaacataaaatatcttATAACCCCTAAAAGTAGGTTACATAAAAACCATCAAAAAAATGCTAAACAAATATTTGgcaaattttgttgtttctttttttttgttgcttccaGTTTTTgaactaaataaacaattcccataatttaacaaaactattGGAGCATTGTTCCCAAACCAAGAAAAACTACGCCAAATTATATGCTATGAATACAAAAGCAAGAAAAACTTTTAGCATACTTTCTGGCTAGTGtgtattcaataataaataacaacaataaaacacaaATAGCTTAGCATACTTTAACATGTTTTTgagaataaaacaacaacaaaaaaaacttccttTTGAGTGGCTGGTTTTATTGTACATATATCGAATCCTACACAAATCAAAATCAGCCTGAAACTAAAAactacacatatacatatagacACAGAAAAAAAGGTCaagtaaaaaactttttcctttttttcttttttgagaccaaacaaaatttgaaattctgCCAAATCTAgcgatttatttgtttaaaaaacaattgctaccgaataaaagaaaaaaaaaaaaactaaaaactgaattgaaatgaaatgcTGAATGATGTAtaacaaaaacgaaaatatgaaatatatagaa
Proteins encoded:
- the LOC111682488 gene encoding probable basic-leucine zipper transcription factor R — protein: MLQQHATCLQQHIKETTTTITTSTWPQTTKAKTSTAIKYNLICLNNKHENSLKTHLRSQQGITVNLKLPLAAGTHLNSSNNNVALHRSSSSNNIKSNNNNSNNVNETLATTWALNLLKTTKQNAQQQQQQQQQQKPTEIKPGLANNKALKPRLIFYTENSQKAQILKERKLLNESNMLPLTQKQESLDSQKQESLDFNSKRRRGRLRLSYEIKQNLLKKEKQQQQPQQLEYNVPAILFINNVAKVITTLLLTYMLAFIKQIKQHKFVYKPQQQQQKSKKTVKQQPQQNSPYKKPAENLVLSLIKQIIIKTKTNNYNKQKRKQTSTTLSSSSSAAASSNSNNNPLLLYAFLFLITLLILPCHQPHNGLAEAAKPKSATQHSNNNINNNNNHLQHQQQHQQDKPNIAYAAGADNVHIDKQGTVLTPPSYHVVSSQTSNEEETEYILDSDERNFDLENESINEVNEDQEDDMQEQERDSYEKYDNGKFKLKSKLDKFILKVSINKIFSISRSFLGF